In a genomic window of Labeo rohita strain BAU-BD-2019 chromosome 20, IGBB_LRoh.1.0, whole genome shotgun sequence:
- the fabp7b gene encoding fatty acid binding protein 7, brain, b has protein sequence MVDAFCGTWKLVNSENFDEYMKALGVGFATRQVGNVTKPTLIISKEGDKVIIKTQSTFKNTEISFKLGEEFDETTADDRHCKSTVVLDGDQLVYVQKWDGKETTFVREIKDGKMVTTLTFGDTVSVRTYEKA, from the exons atggtagATGCTTTCTGTGGCACATGGAAACTGGTCAACAGTGAGAATTTCGATGAGTATATGAAAGCTCtag GTGTTGGGTTTGCAACAAGACAAGTTGGAAATGTGACTAAACCGACCCTCATCATCTCCAAAGAGGGAGACAAAGTGATCATAAAAACACAGAGTACTTTCAAGAACACTGAGATCTCATTCAAACTGGGAGAGGAGTTTGATGAGACCACCGCAGATGACCGACACTGTAAA TCCACTGTGGTATTGGATGGAGACCAGCTTGTTTATGTGCAGAAGTGGGATGGAAAAGAAACCACCTTTGTCCGGGAGATCAAGGACGGGAAAATGGTGACG acactCACCTTTGGGGACACGGTGTCTGTGCGCACCTATGAAAAAGCATAA